From a region of the Phragmites australis chromosome 21, lpPhrAust1.1, whole genome shotgun sequence genome:
- the LOC133903285 gene encoding transportin MOS14-like isoform X1: MEAQGTATVKEALAALYHQTDDGIRTAADRWLQEFQHTLDAWQVADSLLHDESSNLETLIFCSQTLRSKVQRDFEELPSEAFRLLQDSLYVLLKKFNKGPPKVRTQICIAIAALAVHVPVEDWGAGGIVNWLSDEMKAQPEFIPGFLELLIVLPQETSSYKIAARPERRRQFESNLCSSANVALNLFTACLVFDQLKGQVLEGFASWLRFCHGISASELASHCLVHTALSSLNSDQFLEAAVNVASELINVTVSRGSGGFAEQMPLIQILVPRVMGLKEQLKDSSKDEEDVKAIARLYADMGESYVDLIATGSDDSMQIVNALLEVTSHLEFDISSMTFNFWHRLRRNLTRRESYVSYGSEVAIEAEKNRRLQIFRPPFEILVSLVSSRVEYPEDYHTFSEEDRKDFRHARCAVSDVLLDATDVLGGDSTLKVLSTKLAQAYGSCSSEQNPKWQPVESALFCIQAIAKSVSIEEREILPQVMSLLPSLPHHEQLLQTVCSTIGAFSKWIDAAPAELSILPPLVGILNKGMSTSEDTAAAASMAFKYVCEDCRSKFSGSLDALFQIYHIAISGVGGYKVSSEDSLHLVEALSVVTTSLPPEPATRALELICQPVINPLQELIQQGDQVLQQVPARQLTMHIDRLSCIFSNVKHPEVVAEAVNRYWPTLKSIFDQRAWDTRTMESLCRSCKFAVRTCGRFMGITIGAMLEEIQTLYQQHNQSCFLYLSSEIIKIFGSDPSCANYLTSLIQILFSHTIQLLRTIQDFTSRPDIADDCFLLASRCIRYCPNLFVHTEMFQRLVDCAMAGITIQHREACKSILSFLSDIFDLSNSSERGTYRELINTIVLQRGATLTRIMIAALTGALPSGRLEEISYVLLSLSRAFGEMLNWARETINLIPPQALTDAERSRFLQIISDAALGSSLHTITDRFGEISDVCRRNKTVQDLVQSALRPHDLSFTVVPQQ; encoded by the exons GTATTGCTGAAAAAGTTTAATAAGGGACCACCAAAAGTTAGAACACAG ATTTGTATTGCAATTGCTGCTCTGGCTGTGCATGTACCTGTAGAGGACTGGGGAGCTGGTGGAATTGTGAATTGGCTAAGCGATGAAATGAAAGCTCAACCAGAATTTATCCCAGGCTTCCTTGAGCTGCTTATAGTTTTGCCGCAG GAAACTTCTAGTTATAAAATCGCAGCTCGTCCTGAAAGGCGCAGACAATTTGAGAGCAACCTTTGTTCATCTGCTAATGTTGCTCTTAATTTATTCACTGcttgtttggtttttgatcaGCTGAAAGGACAG GTTTTGGAGGGTTTTGCTTCTTGGCTTCGCTTCTGTCATGG AATCTCTGCATCTGAACTCGCATCACATTGTTTGGTCCATACAGCACTCTCTTCGTTGAACTCAGATCAATTTTTGGAGGCAGCTGTAAATG TTGCATCTGAACTGATAAATGTTACTGTATCTCGTGGCTCCGGTGGTTTCGCTGAACAAATGCCGCTGATTCAAATTCTTGTCCCTCGTGTTATGGGTCTCAAAGAGCAGCTCAAAGACTCATCTAAG GATGAAGAAGATGTAAAAGCTATTGCTCGTTTATATGCAGACATGGGTGAATCCTATGTCGACTTGATTGCCACAG GCTCAGATGACTCAATGCAAATAGTGAATGCACTACTCGAAGTTACTTCTCATCTGGAATTTGACATTTCGTCCATGACGTTTAATTTCTGGCACCGTCTTAGGCGTAACCTGACCAGGAG GGAATCTTATGTTTCATATGGATCTGAGGTGGCAATTGAAGCTGAGAAAAACAGAAGATTGCAAATCTTTCGTCCTCCATTTGAAATTCTTGTCTCTCTG GTCAGTTCCCGAGTTGAATACCCTGAGGACTACCACACCTTTTCAGAGGAAGACCGCAAGGATTTCAGACATGCTCGATGTG CGGTTAGTGATGTGTTACTTGATGCAACCGATGTTCTTGGGGGTGACTCAACACTGAAAGTACTTTCCACGAAGCTAGCTCAG GCATATGGAAGCTGCAGTAGTGAGCAGAACCCCAAGTGGCAACCTGTAGAGTCTGCCCTGTTCTGTATACAAGCGATTGCGAAATCAGTCTCAATTGAAGAGAGAGAAATTTTACCACAG GTTATGTCACTGCTTCCCAGCCTTCCTCACCATGAGCAGTTGCTGCAGACag TTTGTTCAACCATTGGAGCATTTTCAAAATGGATTGATGCTGCGCCAGCTGAACTGTCCATTCTGCCACCTTTGGTCGGTATTCTCAATAAGGGTATGAGTACATCAGAAGATACAGCTGCAGCTGCTTCTATGGCATTCAAGTATGTATGTGAAG ACTGTAGGAGTAAGTTCTCAGGGTCATTGGATGCCCTTTTCCAAATATACCATATTGCAATCAGTGGAGTTGGTGGTTATAAAGTTTCTTCAGAGGATTCGTTGCATTTGGTTGAAGCCCTAAG TGTGGTTACTACATCGCTTCCACCAGAGCCTGCTACAAGAGCCCTGGAGTTGATCTGCCAGCCAGTAATTAATCCATTGCAA GAGTTAATCCAGCAAGGTGATCAAGTTCTTCAACAAGTTCCTGCTCGGCAGTTAACCATGCATATAGACCGATTATCATGCATTTTCAG CAATGTGAAGCATCCAGAAGTAGTTGCTGAAGCTGTAAATAGATATTGGCCTACACTCAAAAGTATCTTTGATCA ACGGGCATGGGATACACGTACCATGGAGTCATTATGCCGCTCTTGCAAATTCGCT GTAAGGACATGTGGAAGGTTCATGGGAATAACGATCGGTGCAATGCTTGAAGAAATCCAAACTCTATATCAGCAACACAATCAGTCTTGCTTCCTTTACTTGTCCAGTGAAATTATCAAG ATATTTGGGTCTGATCCATCTTGCGCGAACTATCTTACAAGTTTGATACAAATACTTTTCAGCCATACAATACAGCTTCTCCGAACAATTCAA GATTTTACATCTAGACCAGACATAGCTGATGACTGCTTCCTGCTAGCATCAAGATGTATTCGTTACTGTCCCAATCTATTTGTACATACAGAAATGTTTCAAAGATTGGTTGACTGTGCAATGGCTGGTATTACTATACAGCACAG gGAAGCCTGCAAATCAATATTGTCTTTTCTGTCTGACATCTTTGATCTTTCAAACTCATCTGAAAGGGGAACGTACCGAGAACTTATTAACACAATCGTACTTCAGCGTGGTGCAACCCTCACTAGAATAATGATTGCTGCCTTAACAGGGGCGCTGCCATCTGGTCGTTTGGAGGAG ATCTCTTACGTTCTGCTGTCACTTAGCAGAGCGTTTGGTGAGATGCTGAATTGGGCAAGGGAAACCATTAATCTTATACCACCGCAAGCCCTAACAGATGCAGAGCGATCACGTTTCTTGCAAATTATATCTGACGCGGCATTGGGGTCTAGTCTTCATACCATAACGGATAGATTTGGGGAAATCTCAGATGTTTGTAGACGAAACAAAACGGTGCAAGACTTAGTTCAAAGTGCTTTGCGGCCTCATGACCTGAGCTTCACGGTGGTTCCACAGCAATAG
- the LOC133903285 gene encoding transportin MOS14-like isoform X2, translated as MKAQPEFIPGFLELLIVLPQETSSYKIAARPERRRQFESNLCSSANVALNLFTACLVFDQLKGQVLEGFASWLRFCHGISASELASHCLVHTALSSLNSDQFLEAAVNVASELINVTVSRGSGGFAEQMPLIQILVPRVMGLKEQLKDSSKDEEDVKAIARLYADMGESYVDLIATGSDDSMQIVNALLEVTSHLEFDISSMTFNFWHRLRRNLTRRESYVSYGSEVAIEAEKNRRLQIFRPPFEILVSLVSSRVEYPEDYHTFSEEDRKDFRHARCAVSDVLLDATDVLGGDSTLKVLSTKLAQAYGSCSSEQNPKWQPVESALFCIQAIAKSVSIEEREILPQVMSLLPSLPHHEQLLQTVCSTIGAFSKWIDAAPAELSILPPLVGILNKGMSTSEDTAAAASMAFKYVCEDCRSKFSGSLDALFQIYHIAISGVGGYKVSSEDSLHLVEALSVVTTSLPPEPATRALELICQPVINPLQELIQQGDQVLQQVPARQLTMHIDRLSCIFSNVKHPEVVAEAVNRYWPTLKSIFDQRAWDTRTMESLCRSCKFAVRTCGRFMGITIGAMLEEIQTLYQQHNQSCFLYLSSEIIKIFGSDPSCANYLTSLIQILFSHTIQLLRTIQDFTSRPDIADDCFLLASRCIRYCPNLFVHTEMFQRLVDCAMAGITIQHREACKSILSFLSDIFDLSNSSERGTYRELINTIVLQRGATLTRIMIAALTGALPSGRLEEISYVLLSLSRAFGEMLNWARETINLIPPQALTDAERSRFLQIISDAALGSSLHTITDRFGEISDVCRRNKTVQDLVQSALRPHDLSFTVVPQQ; from the exons ATGAAAGCTCAACCAGAATTTATCCCAGGCTTCCTTGAGCTGCTTATAGTTTTGCCGCAG GAAACTTCTAGTTATAAAATCGCAGCTCGTCCTGAAAGGCGCAGACAATTTGAGAGCAACCTTTGTTCATCTGCTAATGTTGCTCTTAATTTATTCACTGcttgtttggtttttgatcaGCTGAAAGGACAG GTTTTGGAGGGTTTTGCTTCTTGGCTTCGCTTCTGTCATGG AATCTCTGCATCTGAACTCGCATCACATTGTTTGGTCCATACAGCACTCTCTTCGTTGAACTCAGATCAATTTTTGGAGGCAGCTGTAAATG TTGCATCTGAACTGATAAATGTTACTGTATCTCGTGGCTCCGGTGGTTTCGCTGAACAAATGCCGCTGATTCAAATTCTTGTCCCTCGTGTTATGGGTCTCAAAGAGCAGCTCAAAGACTCATCTAAG GATGAAGAAGATGTAAAAGCTATTGCTCGTTTATATGCAGACATGGGTGAATCCTATGTCGACTTGATTGCCACAG GCTCAGATGACTCAATGCAAATAGTGAATGCACTACTCGAAGTTACTTCTCATCTGGAATTTGACATTTCGTCCATGACGTTTAATTTCTGGCACCGTCTTAGGCGTAACCTGACCAGGAG GGAATCTTATGTTTCATATGGATCTGAGGTGGCAATTGAAGCTGAGAAAAACAGAAGATTGCAAATCTTTCGTCCTCCATTTGAAATTCTTGTCTCTCTG GTCAGTTCCCGAGTTGAATACCCTGAGGACTACCACACCTTTTCAGAGGAAGACCGCAAGGATTTCAGACATGCTCGATGTG CGGTTAGTGATGTGTTACTTGATGCAACCGATGTTCTTGGGGGTGACTCAACACTGAAAGTACTTTCCACGAAGCTAGCTCAG GCATATGGAAGCTGCAGTAGTGAGCAGAACCCCAAGTGGCAACCTGTAGAGTCTGCCCTGTTCTGTATACAAGCGATTGCGAAATCAGTCTCAATTGAAGAGAGAGAAATTTTACCACAG GTTATGTCACTGCTTCCCAGCCTTCCTCACCATGAGCAGTTGCTGCAGACag TTTGTTCAACCATTGGAGCATTTTCAAAATGGATTGATGCTGCGCCAGCTGAACTGTCCATTCTGCCACCTTTGGTCGGTATTCTCAATAAGGGTATGAGTACATCAGAAGATACAGCTGCAGCTGCTTCTATGGCATTCAAGTATGTATGTGAAG ACTGTAGGAGTAAGTTCTCAGGGTCATTGGATGCCCTTTTCCAAATATACCATATTGCAATCAGTGGAGTTGGTGGTTATAAAGTTTCTTCAGAGGATTCGTTGCATTTGGTTGAAGCCCTAAG TGTGGTTACTACATCGCTTCCACCAGAGCCTGCTACAAGAGCCCTGGAGTTGATCTGCCAGCCAGTAATTAATCCATTGCAA GAGTTAATCCAGCAAGGTGATCAAGTTCTTCAACAAGTTCCTGCTCGGCAGTTAACCATGCATATAGACCGATTATCATGCATTTTCAG CAATGTGAAGCATCCAGAAGTAGTTGCTGAAGCTGTAAATAGATATTGGCCTACACTCAAAAGTATCTTTGATCA ACGGGCATGGGATACACGTACCATGGAGTCATTATGCCGCTCTTGCAAATTCGCT GTAAGGACATGTGGAAGGTTCATGGGAATAACGATCGGTGCAATGCTTGAAGAAATCCAAACTCTATATCAGCAACACAATCAGTCTTGCTTCCTTTACTTGTCCAGTGAAATTATCAAG ATATTTGGGTCTGATCCATCTTGCGCGAACTATCTTACAAGTTTGATACAAATACTTTTCAGCCATACAATACAGCTTCTCCGAACAATTCAA GATTTTACATCTAGACCAGACATAGCTGATGACTGCTTCCTGCTAGCATCAAGATGTATTCGTTACTGTCCCAATCTATTTGTACATACAGAAATGTTTCAAAGATTGGTTGACTGTGCAATGGCTGGTATTACTATACAGCACAG gGAAGCCTGCAAATCAATATTGTCTTTTCTGTCTGACATCTTTGATCTTTCAAACTCATCTGAAAGGGGAACGTACCGAGAACTTATTAACACAATCGTACTTCAGCGTGGTGCAACCCTCACTAGAATAATGATTGCTGCCTTAACAGGGGCGCTGCCATCTGGTCGTTTGGAGGAG ATCTCTTACGTTCTGCTGTCACTTAGCAGAGCGTTTGGTGAGATGCTGAATTGGGCAAGGGAAACCATTAATCTTATACCACCGCAAGCCCTAACAGATGCAGAGCGATCACGTTTCTTGCAAATTATATCTGACGCGGCATTGGGGTCTAGTCTTCATACCATAACGGATAGATTTGGGGAAATCTCAGATGTTTGTAGACGAAACAAAACGGTGCAAGACTTAGTTCAAAGTGCTTTGCGGCCTCATGACCTGAGCTTCACGGTGGTTCCACAGCAATAG